In the genome of Megalops cyprinoides isolate fMegCyp1 chromosome 7, fMegCyp1.pri, whole genome shotgun sequence, one region contains:
- the itga5 gene encoding integrin alpha-5 → MGLKRHRSKTPADLCAQSSRFCALRGVLIAVLLPLSAAFNLDVENPTVYNGPNGSYFGYSVEFYLNDLASVSVLIGAPKANTSQPNVIEGGSVYYCPWSLSQSQCSVIEFDSQGDRSFKVDDTDVQVEFKSHQWFGATVRSHGSSILACAPLYYWRTKNDEPQSDATGTCYLSVNNFTKFVEYAPCRTERKGHEGQGYCQGGFSADFTKSGEVVVGGPGSYFWQGQLIAATQEDIVKAYYPQYFLLYVNGQKKTSQAQGQYDDSYLGYSVAVGEFNGDTVEDFVAGVPKGVMLYGLVSIFNGDDLKSMLNFTGEQMGSYFGYAVATTDINKDGLEDLLVGAPMYMVRGSGGRLEEMGRVYVYLQRGPLEMEPSLPHLTGTQEYGRFGSSIAPLGDLNQDGFNDVAISCPFGGKDQQGVVLIYNGHAGGLKDKPSQVVAGQWASAGIPPSFGYAIRGNKDLDMNGYPDLIVGAFGVDKAVLYRARPIVNTSASLTVYPTMINPEEKNCMVNHGNDSIPVSCVNLSFCLSANGKHVPDDLGFLVEVQLDHLKQKGAIKRALFLDTQQPVLQKMVKVANGARICHETKIYLRDEKEFRDKLSSIYMGLRFHLDPNAPVDSHGLKPILNYQTQELIEQKAQILLDCGEDNICVPDLKLTVHGDRKEVYLGDDNSLTLTFNARNEGEGGAYEAELYVVLPPEADYSGIARNNESLTQLTCTYETENQTRYLSCDLGNPMKSGTSLWAGLRFTVPRLKDTRRTVQFELQIRSKNENNSQSEVVPYKLEVAVVADVILQGVSRPDKVIFPPSNWKATKSKQVEQDIGPAVEHIYELVNNGPSMISHSLLELRCPKMIQGHELMYPLEVITEGPLNCSTNRTINPRNLKLQQSPTDQPPQITPSPDHHIEKRETHKDQLSELGNLSCTNVDCWMLQCHVGLLERGTSVILKVRSRIWAETFVERAYKQYVLECSARYSVQKMPYAIPPKEAPSGAKKVVTPVVWNKPDSQYAVPLWIIILAILAGLLLLALLIYVLYKLGFFKRSLPYGTAMEKAQLKPQAASEA, encoded by the exons TGTCAGCGTCCTGATTGGTGCCCCCAAGGCGAATACCAGCCAACCGAACGTCATCGAGGGCGGGTCCGTGTACTACTGTCCCTGGAGcctgagccaatcacagtgcagtgtcaTTGAGTTTGACAGTCAAG GGGACCGCAGTTTCAAGGTTGATGACACTGACGTCCAGGTGGAGTTCAAGTCCCACCAGTGGTTTGGTGCCACAGTGCGCTCCCATGGCAGCAGCATCCTG GCATGTGCCCCGCTCTACTACTGGAGGACTAAAAACGACGAACCGCAATCTGATGCCACAGGAACTTGTTACCTCTCAGTGAATAACTTCACCAAATTTGTGGAGTACGCCCCCTGTCGGACAG AAAGGAAAGGTCATGAAGGTCAGGGGTACTGCCAGGGTGGATTCAGTGCTGACTTTACTAAG aGTGGAGAGGTGGTTGTGGGAGGACCAGGAAGTTACTTCTGGCAAG GTCAGCTGATCGCAGCCACACAAGAGGATATCGTGAAGGCCTACTACCCCCAATACTTCCTGCTCTATGTGAATGGGCAGAAAAAGACCAGTCAAGCGCAAGGCCAATATGATGACAGCTACCTGG GCTACTCTGTGGCAGTAGGAGAGTTCAATGGAGATACAGTGGAAG ATTTTGTGGCAGGTGTCCCAAAAGGAGTCATGCTCTACGGCTTG GTGTCTATATTTAACGGCGATGATTTGAAGTCGATGCTAAACTTCACCGGTGAGCAG ATGGGCTCCTACTTCGGATACGCCGTGGCAACCACTGACATCAACAAAgatgg TCTGGAGGACCTGCTGGTAGGCGCGCCCATGTACATGGTGCGGGGGTCGGGCGGGCGGCTGGAGGAGATGGGTCGGGTCTATGTCTACCTGCAGCGTGGCCCCCTGGAGATGGAGCCCAGCCTCCCTCACCTCACGGGGACGCAGGAGTACGGGAGGTTCGGGAGCTCCATCGCCCCCCTCGGAGACCTCAACCAGGACGGGTTTAATG ATGTGGCCATCAGCTGTCCCTTTGGTGGCAAAGACCAGCAGGGAGTGGTCCTCATCTACAACGGACATGCTGGAGGGCTCAAGGACAAGCCATCTCAAGTAGTAGCAGGCCAATGGGCGTCTGCTGGCATACCCCCCAGCTTTGGCTACGCCATCCGAGGAAACAAAGACCTGGACATGAACGGCTACCCAG ATCTCATCGTGGGTGCATTTGGAGTTGACAAGGCTGTTCTGTACAG GGCTCGGCCTATTGTCAACACCAGCGCCTCGCTGACGGTGTACCCCACCATGATCAACCCAGAGGAGAAGAACTGCATGGTGAACCATGGGAACGACAGCATCCCTGTCTCCTG TGTCAACCTCAGCTTCTGCCTCTCAGCCAATGGGAAGCACGTGCCCGACGATCTAG GCTTTCTGGTTGAGGTGCAGCTGGATCATCTGAAACAGAAGGGCGCGATAAAGAGGGCACTGTTTTTGGACACCCAACAGCCTGTCCTGCAGAAGATGGTGAAGGTGGCCAATGGGGCCCGCATATGCCACGAAACCAAGATATACCTGCGG gatgAAAAAGAATTTCGGGACAAACTCTCCTCCATCTATATGGGTCTCCGCTTTCATCTGGACCCCAACGCACCAGTGGACTCCCATGGCCTCAAACCCATCCTTAACTACCAGACCCAGGAGCTCATCGAGCAGAAG GCCCAGATTTTACTGGACTGCGGAGAAGACAACATTTGTGTCCCCGATCTGAAGCTGACAGTGCACGG TGACAGGAAGGAAGTCTACCTGGGTGACGACAACTCTCTGACCCTGACCTTCAACGCGAGAAAcgagggtgagggaggggcgtACGAGGCCGAGCTGTACGTGGTGCTGCCCCCCGAGGCCGACTACAGCGGAATAGCACGCAATAACGAG AGCCTGACCCAGCTGACATGCACCTATGAGACTGAGAACCAGACCCGCTACCTCAGCTGTGACCTGGGAAATCCCATGAAGTCTGGCACGAGT TTGTGGGCAGGCCTGCGCTTCACTGTACCACGTCTTAAGGACACACGCAGGACGGTGCAGTTTGAACTACAGATACGCAG TAAAAATGAGAACAACTCACAGAGCGAGGTGGTACCCTACAAGCTGGAGGTGGCTGTGGTGGCTGATGTCATCTTGCAGGG TGTGTCTCGGCCAGACAAGGTCATCTTCCCTCCCTCAAACTGGAAAGCGACAAAGAGCAAGCAGGTGGAGCAGGACATCGGCCCTGCGGTTGAGCACATATATGAG CTGGTGAATAATGGGCCCAGCATGATAAGCCACTCCCTCCTGGAGCTTCGATGCCCCAAGATGATCCAGGGTCACGAGCTCATGTACCCCTTGGAGGTGATCACCGAGGGGCCCCTCAACTGCAGCACCAACCGTACCATCAACCCCAGGAACCTGAAG CTACAGCAGTCTCCCACGGATCAACCACCCCAGATAACTCCCAGCCCTGACCACCACATCGAGAAGAGGGAGACCCACAAAGACCAGCTGTCAGAGCTGGGAAACCTG TCCTGCACCAACGTGGACTGCTGGATGCTGCAGTGTCACGTAGGCCTGCTGGAGAGGGGGACCAGCGTCATCCTCAAAGTGCGCTCCCGAATTTGGGCCGAGACCTTCGtagag AGGGCGTACAAACAGTATGTGCTGGAGTGCTCTGCCCGGTACAGCGTGCAGAAGATGCCCTATGCCATACCACCCAAGGAGGCCCCCAGCGGAGCTAAGAAG GTGGTGACCCCGGTGGTGTGGAACAAGCCGGACAGCCAGTACGCCGTGCCGCTGTGGATCATCATCCTGGCCATCCTGgcggggctgctgctgctggcgcTGCTCATCTACGTCCTGTACAAG CTGGGCTTCTTCAAGCGATCCCTACCGTACGGCACCGCCATGGAGAAGGCGCAGCTCAAACCCCAGGCAGCGTCCGAGGCCTAA